One region of Priestia megaterium genomic DNA includes:
- a CDS encoding phosphatase PAP2 family protein, with translation MVDSQTVSLYKKLMWAFGIAGLVFLGVLFAVSTDSFQGDRWLVSAIDDSTILQSASSVFHGLSFLASKVMIMVLLAVLIVFLFLKKDYIGMISSFLLILSGDIINKAVKDAVERARPLEGIEGYSFPSGHAMMGILIYGLIFFFLIKHINNQKVAKWYQRAITLIVLLIGVSRILLREHFLTDVLAGYSLGLMWLIVGIFFYTLVYAYVRPSAEKEFPKGM, from the coding sequence ATGGTAGATTCACAAACTGTATCTCTGTACAAAAAATTGATGTGGGCGTTTGGGATTGCGGGTCTCGTTTTTTTAGGAGTGTTGTTTGCTGTGTCGACAGATTCTTTTCAAGGAGACCGCTGGCTTGTTTCAGCTATAGATGACAGCACTATTCTTCAGTCAGCGTCATCTGTTTTTCACGGCCTGTCTTTTTTAGCTTCAAAAGTGATGATTATGGTTCTTTTAGCTGTACTTATTGTTTTTTTATTTTTAAAAAAAGACTATATTGGCATGATATCCTCATTTTTACTTATTTTAAGCGGCGATATTATTAATAAAGCAGTTAAAGATGCGGTAGAACGAGCCCGTCCTCTTGAAGGCATCGAAGGCTACAGTTTTCCAAGCGGCCATGCAATGATGGGAATTCTTATCTACGGTCTGATTTTCTTTTTTCTGATCAAGCATATAAACAATCAAAAGGTGGCCAAGTGGTATCAGCGGGCAATTACTTTAATTGTTTTGTTAATCGGCGTGAGCCGTATTCTGTTAAGAGAACACTTTTTAACAGATGTATTAGCTGGCTACAGCTTAGGGCTTATGTGGCTAATTGTAGGCATTTTCTTCTATACGCTTGTTTATGCGTATGTAAGGCCGTCAGCGGAAAAAGAGTTTCCAAAAGGTATGTAA
- a CDS encoding antibiotic biosynthesis monooxygenase family protein, with the protein MKIFITYGTGPYLQKLIDEHPSERLLLLHKDDDQFALVHETDGDTIFKEGHAYEVLDASGDLADSGFAVLNNISVTDEGRPLFEQRFSQRARLIENEAGFSAIRVLRPLQNDTYIIFTGWKDESSFSDWQSSKAYNEAHKKRGTSEGVDQQPSIFSRPSYVTSYHVVK; encoded by the coding sequence ATGAAGATCTTTATTACTTACGGAACAGGCCCTTACCTTCAAAAGTTGATCGACGAACATCCGAGTGAACGTTTATTACTGCTTCACAAAGATGACGATCAATTTGCACTAGTCCACGAAACAGATGGAGATACAATTTTTAAAGAAGGACATGCTTATGAAGTATTAGATGCTTCTGGAGATCTTGCAGATAGCGGATTTGCTGTACTAAATAATATTTCAGTTACAGATGAAGGCCGTCCTTTGTTTGAACAGCGATTTAGCCAACGCGCTCGTTTAATTGAAAATGAAGCAGGCTTTTCAGCTATTCGTGTGCTTCGTCCACTGCAAAATGACACATACATTATCTTTACAGGATGGAAAGATGAAAGTTCATTTAGCGATTGGCAGTCTTCAAAAGCCTATAATGAAGCACACAAAAAACGCGGTACGTCAGAAGGCGTGGATCAGCAGCCATCGATTTTCTCTCGCCCTTCTTATGTCACCTCATACCACGTAGTTAAATAA
- a CDS encoding transglycosylase domain-containing protein, producing the protein MYKKGLYAIAALVGIFLLGLIGYIIILFLGNYVIDEKKIVMDSATRLVDENGDELTKLYVKNRDLVSIDKIPKHVQQAFISIEDVRFYEHHGIDFKSIGRALYRDILAGGSVEGGSTLTQQLAKNVFLSNDKTLLRKTKEVVVAINLEQRYSKQKLLEMYLNQIYFGHGAYGIQAASKLYFNKDVSELTVEEGALLAALPKAPNSYSPILHPEKSIERRNVVLNAMQKAGYLSAEKNVRLQGRTLGLNIKEQAKNPAYLTYIDMVIQEAEKKYSISGNELLRGGYTVKVPMNIKVQEAAYELMKENRYFPGTDNSAQGAFVLVDNKSGGVLSVMGGRDYVQKSLNRVNVKRQPGSTMKPIAVYGPALEEGQFKPYSLLQDKLRSYGGYTPKNVDGQYAKKVTMYDALKDSKNAAAVWTLNQLGVETSKQYLTKLGIPLEDKGLAIALGGLKEGITPLQLAGAYRAFAENGENIQPYFIQEIKDQDGKVIAKAVPDTHKAFSKQTAWYVTKMLQGVVKEGTAKNGEFKGELAGKTGSTSYTNVKGATRDAWFVGYTPDVVGSVWMGYDSTNDQHYLTKGSSYPTLLFKDILTRAGYDEAAFQKPAGVKDLPKPIRLEQVKDLKQELTFHPFGLLTVSLSWTPSPDKRAVYYVYEKKGDKAELIGKVKGKGAFEKERVNLLDSPTYYVVPYNSQTQQKGKKSNEVTPALFQ; encoded by the coding sequence ATGTACAAAAAAGGCTTATACGCAATTGCTGCCTTAGTTGGAATTTTTCTATTAGGATTGATTGGATATATTATCATCTTGTTTCTTGGAAACTATGTAATTGATGAGAAAAAAATCGTCATGGACTCGGCTACGAGATTAGTCGATGAAAATGGAGACGAATTAACAAAGCTCTATGTGAAAAATCGGGACTTGGTTTCAATTGACAAGATTCCAAAGCATGTGCAACAAGCATTTATTTCAATTGAAGATGTTCGTTTTTATGAACACCACGGAATCGATTTTAAATCTATTGGCCGAGCATTATACCGAGATATATTGGCTGGAGGAAGTGTTGAAGGAGGAAGTACTTTAACACAGCAGCTGGCTAAAAATGTGTTTTTATCGAATGATAAAACGCTGCTTAGAAAAACAAAAGAAGTAGTGGTGGCTATTAACTTGGAGCAGCGTTACAGTAAGCAAAAACTGCTTGAAATGTATTTGAATCAAATATACTTTGGACACGGAGCCTATGGAATCCAAGCTGCATCCAAGCTTTACTTCAATAAAGATGTCTCCGAATTAACGGTAGAAGAAGGTGCACTTCTCGCTGCACTGCCAAAAGCACCGAATTCCTATTCTCCTATTTTACATCCAGAAAAAAGTATAGAACGTAGAAATGTTGTGTTAAATGCCATGCAAAAAGCAGGTTATTTATCAGCTGAAAAAAATGTCCGTTTGCAAGGAAGAACGCTGGGGTTGAACATAAAGGAGCAGGCTAAAAATCCAGCGTATTTAACCTATATCGATATGGTTATCCAAGAAGCAGAGAAGAAATACAGCATTTCGGGCAATGAGCTTCTGCGCGGAGGTTATACGGTCAAAGTACCGATGAATATAAAAGTACAAGAAGCCGCCTACGAGCTGATGAAAGAAAATCGTTATTTTCCAGGTACAGATAACAGTGCCCAAGGTGCTTTTGTATTAGTCGATAACAAAAGCGGAGGAGTTTTATCTGTTATGGGAGGACGAGATTATGTACAAAAATCGCTCAACCGCGTAAATGTCAAAAGACAGCCAGGTTCTACGATGAAACCTATTGCGGTATATGGCCCTGCGTTAGAAGAAGGTCAATTCAAGCCTTATTCGTTGCTGCAAGACAAGCTTAGAAGCTACGGGGGATACACACCTAAAAACGTAGACGGGCAATATGCTAAAAAGGTAACGATGTACGATGCCCTAAAAGATTCTAAAAACGCAGCTGCCGTCTGGACATTGAATCAGCTAGGAGTTGAAACAAGCAAGCAGTATCTCACAAAGCTAGGAATTCCGTTAGAAGATAAAGGGCTTGCGATTGCTCTTGGAGGATTAAAAGAAGGAATTACACCGCTTCAATTAGCAGGAGCGTACCGGGCATTTGCTGAAAATGGAGAAAACATCCAACCGTACTTTATTCAAGAGATAAAAGATCAAGATGGAAAAGTGATTGCAAAAGCTGTTCCCGACACTCACAAAGCATTTTCAAAACAGACGGCTTGGTATGTGACAAAAATGCTTCAAGGAGTTGTTAAAGAAGGAACGGCAAAAAATGGAGAGTTTAAAGGAGAGTTAGCAGGAAAAACAGGGTCTACTTCGTATACGAATGTTAAAGGAGCCACAAGAGATGCTTGGTTTGTTGGATATACCCCAGATGTTGTAGGAAGCGTGTGGATGGGATATGATTCTACAAATGACCAGCACTATTTAACAAAGGGAAGTTCTTATCCAACTCTATTATTTAAAGACATTCTAACAAGAGCTGGTTACGACGAAGCTGCATTTCAAAAGCCAGCAGGCGTTAAAGATCTGCCAAAACCAATACGTTTAGAGCAAGTTAAAGACTTAAAACAAGAATTAACATTCCATCCATTTGGTTTGCTAACGGTAAGTTTATCGTGGACACCTTCACCTGATAAAAGAGCTGTTTATTATGTTTATGAGAAAAAAGGGGATAAAGCCGAATTGATTGGCAAAGTGAAGGGAAAAGGAGCATTTGAAAAAGAGCGTGTGAATCTGCTCGACAGTCCTACTTATTATGTAGTTCCTTACAATTCCCAAACACAACAAAAAGGAAAAAAATCCAACGAAGTAACACCTGCTCTTTTTCAATAA
- the hemE gene encoding uroporphyrinogen decarboxylase produces the protein MSQGTFNDTFLKACRGEKTDHVPVWYMRQAGRSQPEYRKLKEKYSLFEITHQPELGAYVTRLPVEQYGVDAAILYKDIMSPLPSIGVDVEIKSGIGPVISNPIQSLSDVEKLGEITPEEDVPYVLDTIKLLTTEQLKVPLIGFAGAPFTVASYMIEGGPSKNYNKTKAFMYTEPKAWFALMDKLADMTITYVKAQIDAGAKAIQIFDSWVGALNVADYRYFIKPVMERIFTSLREKNVPLIMFGVGASHLAKEWHDLPLDVVGLDWRTQLDEARALGLTKTLQGNLDPAILLAPWEVIEERVTEILDKGMASPGYIFNLGHGVFPQVQPETLKRLTTFIHEYSANRQ, from the coding sequence ATGAGTCAAGGAACGTTTAACGATACTTTTTTAAAAGCCTGTAGAGGGGAAAAAACGGATCATGTTCCGGTTTGGTATATGCGCCAAGCAGGGCGTTCACAGCCGGAATACCGAAAGCTAAAAGAGAAGTACTCTCTATTTGAAATCACTCATCAGCCGGAGCTTGGGGCATACGTAACACGCCTGCCCGTTGAACAGTACGGAGTGGATGCAGCTATTTTATATAAAGATATAATGTCACCGCTTCCTTCAATTGGAGTGGATGTTGAAATCAAGTCAGGAATTGGTCCTGTCATTTCTAATCCAATTCAATCTTTAAGCGATGTAGAAAAGCTAGGAGAAATTACCCCGGAAGAAGATGTTCCGTATGTATTAGATACGATTAAGCTGTTAACAACAGAACAGTTAAAAGTACCTCTAATTGGTTTTGCCGGTGCTCCTTTCACAGTAGCAAGCTATATGATTGAAGGAGGACCTTCAAAAAACTATAATAAAACAAAAGCATTTATGTACACGGAACCTAAAGCATGGTTTGCGCTAATGGATAAGTTAGCAGATATGACGATTACATATGTAAAAGCGCAAATTGACGCTGGAGCAAAAGCCATTCAAATCTTTGATTCATGGGTGGGGGCTTTAAATGTAGCGGATTATCGTTATTTTATAAAGCCTGTTATGGAGCGGATTTTTACCTCTTTGCGCGAAAAAAATGTACCTCTCATTATGTTTGGAGTAGGAGCAAGTCATTTGGCAAAAGAATGGCATGATCTGCCGCTGGATGTAGTGGGATTAGATTGGAGAACACAGCTGGATGAAGCACGTGCACTAGGCTTAACAAAAACACTGCAAGGAAACTTAGATCCTGCTATTTTGTTAGCTCCATGGGAAGTTATTGAAGAACGTGTAACAGAAATATTAGATAAAGGGATGGCCAGTCCTGGTTACATCTTCAACTTGGGGCACGGCGTCTTTCCACAGGTTCAGCCGGAAACGTTGAAGCGTTTAACAACCTTTATTCATGAATATTCTGCAAATAGACAATAA
- the hemH gene encoding ferrochelatase produces the protein MSKKVMGLLVMAYGTPYKEEDIERYYTHIRRGRKPSPEALEDLQNRYEAIGGISPLAKITQQQMESLEKRLNEVQDEIEFKAYLGLKHIEPFVEDAVEAMHKDGIKEAVSIVLAPHFSTFSVKSYNGRAKETAEKLGGPIIHSVESWYSEPKFIQYWATRVKQTFDLIDEEKRQKAVLIVSAHSLPEKIIAAGDPYPNQLQETADLIAQAAGIEHYEIGWQSAGNTPEPWIGPDVQDLTRELHEEKGYTSFVYTPVGFIADHLEVLYDNDYECKVVTDEIGADYYRPEMPNAQPEFIDGLATVVLKRIAR, from the coding sequence ATGAGTAAAAAAGTAATGGGATTACTTGTAATGGCATATGGAACACCATATAAAGAAGAAGATATTGAACGTTACTATACACATATCCGCCGCGGACGTAAACCTTCACCGGAAGCCTTGGAAGATTTACAAAACCGCTACGAAGCAATTGGGGGCATTTCACCTCTTGCAAAAATTACGCAGCAGCAAATGGAAAGTCTAGAAAAGCGCTTGAATGAAGTACAGGATGAAATTGAATTTAAAGCGTATCTTGGCTTAAAGCATATTGAACCGTTTGTTGAAGATGCAGTAGAAGCCATGCATAAAGACGGAATTAAAGAAGCGGTCAGCATTGTGCTTGCACCTCACTTTTCAACGTTTAGCGTAAAATCCTATAATGGACGCGCCAAAGAAACAGCTGAAAAATTAGGAGGACCAATCATTCATTCCGTAGAAAGCTGGTACAGTGAGCCAAAGTTCATTCAGTACTGGGCTACACGTGTTAAACAAACGTTTGATTTAATAGACGAAGAGAAACGCCAAAAAGCCGTATTGATTGTTTCTGCGCATAGCTTGCCAGAAAAAATTATTGCAGCAGGAGATCCATATCCAAATCAGCTTCAAGAAACAGCGGATTTAATTGCACAAGCAGCTGGTATTGAACATTACGAAATTGGCTGGCAAAGTGCTGGAAATACGCCTGAGCCATGGATAGGTCCTGATGTCCAAGATTTAACAAGAGAACTGCATGAAGAAAAAGGCTATACGTCGTTCGTCTATACCCCGGTTGGATTTATCGCGGACCACTTAGAAGTACTTTATGATAACGACTACGAATGCAAAGTGGTGACAGATGAAATTGGGGCTGATTATTACCGTCCTGAAATGCCGAATGCACAGCCTGAATTTATCGATGGGTTAGCTACAGTTGTGTTAAAACGAATTGCCCGTTAA
- the hemY gene encoding protoporphyrinogen oxidase, which translates to MTDRRKKVVIIGGGITGLSAAYYLQKKIKDHQLPIDLQLIEATHRLGGKIQTVKRDGYLFEKGPDSFLARKLAATKLAKEVGLGRELVGNEKGKSYILVKDTPHALPDGAVMGIPTKLSPFITTGLFSPVGKLRAAADFFIPKTKNQDDRSLGVFFRRRFGDEVVENLIEPLLSGIYAGDVDRLSLRSTFPQFLHAEHKYRSLIVGMKKLKEIHPQHGDDSEFKKNSVFLTLKEGLQSLVDGVEKAIDPDIITKGIKVEKIYKEDTTYELSLNSGKVIKADSVIVTSPHAAAQSMLSEYKIFEPLKHMPSTSVATVVIAFAQEALQDNLDAMNIAVSRNSDYTITACTWLNKKWPHAVPEGKVLLRCLVGRTGDEAVVDQPDDEIFKIVLEDLKKLITISAEPEFYAVTRWKQSMPQYTVGHHDMLDTMNEQLEKELAGLYVAGSSYEGLGIPECVEQGEDVAKKAVKYVQQL; encoded by the coding sequence ATGACGGATAGACGAAAAAAGGTTGTCATCATCGGTGGAGGAATAACAGGTCTTTCAGCTGCCTATTATTTGCAAAAAAAAATAAAGGATCATCAGCTGCCTATTGATCTTCAACTAATAGAAGCGACGCATCGGCTTGGCGGGAAAATTCAAACGGTCAAACGAGACGGTTATTTATTTGAAAAAGGTCCTGATTCATTTTTAGCGCGTAAGCTAGCTGCTACAAAACTGGCAAAAGAAGTGGGGCTAGGTCGGGAGCTAGTCGGAAATGAAAAGGGAAAATCCTATATTCTGGTAAAAGATACACCGCATGCGCTGCCTGATGGTGCTGTAATGGGGATACCAACCAAGTTATCTCCTTTTATCACAACAGGGCTATTTTCGCCTGTTGGCAAGCTGCGCGCAGCAGCTGATTTTTTTATACCGAAGACAAAAAATCAGGATGACCGTTCGCTAGGCGTATTTTTTAGAAGACGGTTTGGTGATGAAGTTGTTGAAAATTTAATTGAGCCTCTATTATCAGGAATTTACGCAGGAGACGTTGATCGTTTGAGTTTAAGATCAACATTTCCACAGTTTTTGCATGCTGAACATAAGTACAGAAGCTTAATTGTTGGAATGAAAAAGCTAAAAGAAATTCACCCACAGCACGGTGATGATTCGGAGTTTAAAAAAAATAGCGTCTTTTTAACATTAAAAGAAGGTCTTCAATCGCTAGTAGATGGGGTAGAAAAAGCAATAGATCCTGATATTATTACAAAAGGAATAAAGGTAGAGAAAATTTATAAAGAAGATACCACATATGAATTATCCTTAAATAGCGGGAAAGTAATAAAAGCAGACAGCGTTATTGTAACTTCTCCTCATGCAGCTGCTCAGTCTATGCTCTCGGAATATAAAATATTCGAACCGTTAAAGCATATGCCTTCCACTTCAGTAGCTACTGTTGTGATAGCCTTTGCACAAGAAGCGCTGCAAGACAATCTAGATGCAATGAACATCGCCGTTTCCAGAAATAGCGATTACACGATTACGGCATGCACGTGGCTAAATAAAAAGTGGCCGCATGCGGTTCCGGAAGGAAAAGTGCTGCTAAGATGTTTAGTTGGACGAACCGGGGATGAAGCTGTGGTGGATCAGCCTGACGATGAAATTTTTAAAATTGTCCTGGAGGATTTGAAGAAGCTCATTACCATTTCTGCTGAGCCTGAATTTTACGCGGTAACGAGATGGAAGCAGTCAATGCCTCAGTATACGGTCGGACATCACGATATGCTAGATACGATGAACGAACAGCTTGAAAAAGAGCTTGCCGGTCTTTATGTAGCGGGAAGTTCATACGAAGGTCTGGGTATACCAGAATGTGTAGAGCAAGGAGAAGATGTGGCTAAAAAAGCGGTTAAATATGTGCAGCAACTGTAG
- a CDS encoding TetR/AcrR family transcriptional regulator translates to MAIDRKQSVVDAASKSFALFGYKATTMEQVAKLANVGKGTIYTFFKNKEELFDEIVTRMIREMTDAAETVIDSSRPFFENAQAAIFRILEFRTEHQLMLKLVQEQQLGTTAVQEVLVRVEEEILTYIKNKIEIAISKKEIKPCNPELTAFLLFKMYIALVYDWEKRHEPLSEEKIAELIELYFLRGLSQ, encoded by the coding sequence GTGGCGATAGACCGAAAGCAATCAGTTGTTGATGCAGCGTCAAAATCATTTGCGCTGTTTGGATATAAAGCAACGACTATGGAGCAAGTGGCGAAGCTTGCAAATGTCGGAAAAGGAACGATTTATACTTTTTTTAAAAACAAAGAAGAGTTATTCGATGAAATTGTGACACGAATGATTCGAGAAATGACAGATGCAGCTGAAACTGTCATTGACAGCAGCCGTCCTTTTTTTGAAAATGCCCAAGCAGCCATTTTTCGAATCTTAGAATTCCGCACTGAGCATCAGCTCATGCTGAAGCTGGTACAGGAACAGCAGTTAGGCACTACAGCAGTGCAAGAAGTGCTTGTGCGAGTAGAAGAAGAGATTTTGACTTATATAAAAAACAAAATCGAAATTGCGATTTCTAAAAAAGAAATCAAACCGTGCAACCCGGAGCTCACAGCTTTTTTACTATTTAAAATGTACATTGCACTCGTCTATGATTGGGAAAAACGGCATGAGCCGCTTTCAGAAGAAAAAATTGCTGAATTAATTGAACTATACTTTTTACGCGGTCTGTCTCAGTGA
- a CDS encoding peptidoglycan D,D-transpeptidase FtsI family protein — translation MKTKKRKKTHVSFRINWLFIVVFLLFSALILRLGFVQIVYGENYKREVEKTEDETVDSPVPRGKMLDRYDRVIVDNKPLNAVTYTRLKGVTQEDKLKVAKKLATLIDVPVTTDVFGKSDKKKDKNTIKLTERDLKDYWIATHPKAAAKKITAADKQKVKEEKISEDDLYPLQLKRITKNELLSVKDDLEVIAIKSKMEGGYALTAQIIKSGLTDKELAVISEQLSDLPGVDTTTYWDRMYTYDDLLSTLLGKITSADEGLPSENLQYYLSHGYSRNDRVGKSYLEKQYEDVLRGQKARIQNVTDRSGNLVSQETVTEGQRGSDLILTIDMELQKQVEDVLTKAVLEGSARNRLMDRAFAIMMDPHTGDILAMGGKQLVTDKQTGARKVQDFALGNLTTSYEVGSAVKGATVLAGLDSGAIQPGTVFYDAPMKFAGTKPKKSSHNMGATGIEKALEQSSNVFMYRTILNMAGETYRPGGSLHISPSIFNKMRSYYSQFGLGIPTGIDLENESTGIRNTVTNEPGKALDFAIGQYDTYTPLQLVQYISTIANGGYRMKPHLVKEIREPELDSELKGSIQSSVEPQVLNRITMNQSQIDIVKRGFRRVVTAQGGTGHALYTNPKYRKYNIAGKSGTAETYNQGVSVRNSTFVSYAPYDNPEVAVAVVIPSAYVAGANSGGQSKTITGDVIDAYFKLKKQGNTEVEQKEEDAKTGNTELNGVKKDDNEQ, via the coding sequence ATGAAAACTAAAAAGCGCAAAAAAACACATGTCTCATTTCGAATTAACTGGCTGTTTATTGTGGTTTTCCTGCTTTTTTCTGCACTCATTTTACGATTAGGCTTCGTACAGATTGTGTACGGAGAGAACTATAAACGAGAAGTTGAAAAAACAGAAGATGAAACGGTAGATTCACCGGTTCCTCGCGGAAAGATGCTAGACCGCTATGACCGCGTTATCGTGGATAATAAACCGTTGAACGCTGTCACGTACACGCGTTTGAAGGGCGTCACTCAAGAAGACAAGCTAAAAGTAGCTAAAAAGCTTGCCACTCTTATTGATGTTCCTGTTACAACAGACGTGTTTGGCAAATCGGATAAAAAGAAAGATAAAAATACGATTAAGCTAACAGAACGCGACTTAAAAGATTATTGGATTGCAACTCATCCAAAAGCAGCAGCGAAAAAAATTACCGCAGCAGATAAGCAAAAAGTAAAAGAAGAAAAAATTTCTGAAGATGATTTGTATCCTCTTCAGCTGAAGCGCATCACTAAAAATGAACTTTTATCGGTGAAAGACGACCTTGAAGTGATTGCCATTAAAAGCAAGATGGAAGGCGGGTATGCGTTAACTGCTCAAATTATTAAAAGCGGCTTAACTGATAAAGAGCTTGCCGTTATTAGTGAGCAGCTGAGTGACTTGCCTGGCGTCGATACGACAACTTACTGGGACCGTATGTATACATACGATGACTTACTTAGCACGCTGCTTGGTAAAATCACATCGGCAGACGAAGGGTTACCAAGCGAAAACTTACAGTACTACTTGTCCCACGGCTACAGCCGAAATGACCGAGTAGGAAAAAGTTATTTAGAAAAGCAGTACGAAGACGTTCTTCGTGGTCAAAAAGCGCGCATACAAAACGTAACCGATCGCTCCGGCAACTTAGTGAGTCAAGAGACCGTTACTGAAGGTCAGCGCGGCAGTGACTTAATTTTAACGATTGATATGGAACTGCAAAAACAAGTCGAAGATGTTTTAACGAAAGCTGTACTTGAAGGCTCTGCGAGGAACCGCTTAATGGACCGAGCGTTTGCTATTATGATGGACCCACATACGGGAGACATTTTAGCAATGGGAGGAAAACAGCTTGTTACTGACAAACAAACAGGAGCACGCAAAGTTCAAGACTTCGCGCTTGGAAATCTTACAACTTCTTATGAAGTAGGTTCCGCGGTTAAAGGAGCGACCGTTCTAGCCGGACTTGACTCAGGTGCAATTCAGCCTGGTACTGTTTTTTATGACGCACCAATGAAGTTTGCTGGTACTAAACCGAAGAAATCTTCTCACAATATGGGAGCTACAGGTATCGAAAAAGCTCTCGAGCAATCTTCTAACGTTTTTATGTATAGAACAATTCTAAACATGGCTGGTGAAACTTATCGACCTGGCGGATCATTGCATATCTCGCCTTCTATTTTTAATAAAATGCGTTCATACTACAGTCAGTTTGGCCTTGGAATTCCAACGGGAATTGATTTAGAAAACGAATCAACCGGTATTCGTAACACCGTGACAAACGAACCTGGTAAAGCTCTCGACTTTGCAATTGGTCAATACGATACGTATACACCGCTTCAGCTTGTTCAATACATTTCAACAATTGCCAATGGTGGATACAGAATGAAACCTCACCTTGTGAAAGAAATTCGTGAGCCTGAACTTGACAGTGAGCTAAAAGGAAGTATACAAAGTTCCGTGGAACCACAAGTATTAAACCGTATTACAATGAATCAGTCGCAAATTGACATTGTAAAACGTGGTTTTCGTCGTGTTGTTACTGCTCAAGGTGGTACTGGACACGCCTTGTATACAAATCCAAAATACAGAAAATATAATATAGCAGGCAAGTCAGGAACAGCTGAAACCTATAATCAAGGCGTAAGCGTACGTAACTCCACTTTTGTCTCTTATGCACCTTATGACAATCCTGAAGTAGCTGTAGCAGTTGTTATTCCTTCTGCGTATGTTGCTGGAGCGAATTCTGGCGGACAAAGTAAAACTATTACAGGTGATGTTATTGATGCCTACTTCAAACTTAAAAAGCAAGGAAATACAGAAGTAGAACAAAAAGAAGAAGATGCAAAAACAGGAAATACAGAATTAAACGGCGTAAAAAAAGATGATAATGAACAATAA
- a CDS encoding ABC transporter substrate-binding protein, with protein MKMKRLSIMSGVLATSLLFATACSNSGTDSKASKSTGSGDQVVIDMFQFKVEIADQLKELTDEYTKEHPNVKFNIQTVGGGADYGAALKAQFASGNEPDIFNNGGFQEAQTWKDKLEDLSDQPWVDNLYDIAKEPMTMDGKIYGQPLNLEGYGFIYNKDLFEKAGIKELPKTLSELEAASKKLKAKGITPFSNGYGEWWVLGNHLFNIPMAQQDDPDAFIKGLNEGKAKFEGNETFKQFMNLFDLTLKYGNKNPLTTDYNTQVTQFASGETAMMQQGNWTVNMITKINPDMKMGFIPMPISNDAKKNDKLAIGVPNNWVVNKNAPDADKKAAKEFLNWMVSSKEGQKFLVEKFKFIPAFKNIDGKGIDSLSDDILKYSEEGKTLSWNWFKYPEGTVQEVGAAMQSYAGKQMTEEEFMKKLDTIWAKMKK; from the coding sequence ATGAAAATGAAAAGGCTTTCAATAATGTCTGGCGTGTTAGCAACATCACTTTTATTTGCGACAGCATGTTCAAACTCAGGTACGGATTCAAAAGCAAGTAAATCAACAGGCTCAGGTGATCAAGTTGTTATTGATATGTTCCAGTTCAAAGTGGAAATTGCAGATCAGCTGAAAGAATTAACGGATGAATATACAAAAGAACATCCAAACGTAAAGTTTAACATCCAAACAGTCGGCGGAGGAGCGGACTATGGTGCAGCATTAAAAGCACAGTTTGCCTCTGGAAATGAACCTGATATCTTTAATAATGGAGGGTTCCAAGAAGCGCAAACGTGGAAGGATAAATTAGAAGATTTGTCTGATCAGCCGTGGGTAGATAATCTGTATGATATCGCTAAAGAACCGATGACAATGGACGGGAAAATCTATGGTCAGCCGCTAAACTTAGAAGGTTATGGTTTTATTTATAATAAAGATTTATTTGAAAAAGCAGGCATTAAAGAATTGCCTAAGACGCTGTCGGAATTAGAAGCAGCTTCTAAAAAGCTTAAAGCAAAAGGCATTACGCCATTTTCTAACGGATACGGCGAGTGGTGGGTGCTAGGTAACCACTTATTTAATATTCCAATGGCGCAGCAAGATGATCCAGATGCGTTTATTAAAGGTCTAAACGAAGGAAAAGCAAAATTTGAAGGCAATGAAACGTTTAAGCAATTTATGAATCTGTTCGATTTAACGTTAAAGTATGGAAATAAAAATCCATTAACGACAGATTACAATACACAAGTTACTCAATTTGCTTCTGGTGAAACAGCGATGATGCAACAAGGTAACTGGACGGTAAATATGATCACGAAAATCAATCCGGACATGAAAATGGGCTTTATACCAATGCCGATCAGCAACGATGCGAAGAAAAATGATAAATTAGCAATCGGAGTTCCAAATAACTGGGTAGTGAACAAAAATGCACCAGATGCAGATAAAAAAGCAGCGAAGGAATTCTTAAATTGGATGGTTTCTTCTAAAGAAGGTCAAAAATTCTTAGTTGAAAAGTTCAAGTTCATTCCAGCGTTCAAAAACATCGATGGAAAAGGAATCGATTCTTTATCTGATGATATCTTAAAATACTCTGAAGAAGGCAAAACATTATCTTGGAACTGGTTTAAGTATCCAGAAGGAACGGTTCAAGAAGTAGGCGCAGCAATGCAGTCTTACGCAGGCAAACAAATGACGGAAGAAGAGTTTATGAAGAAATTAGATACAATTTGGGCAAAAATGAAAAAATAA